The Megachile rotundata isolate GNS110a chromosome 3, iyMegRotu1, whole genome shotgun sequence genome includes a window with the following:
- the Pdk1 gene encoding phosphoinositide-dependent kinase 1 isoform X3, whose product MGFEDRPTAQPRMIHAAYAIYYIVRVANQALTVSPQPAVTVEGPVSKMSPPTNDVTNGVVAPANTLAPRVSPTANPALATINPPTHKRTPKDFIFGKVIGEGSFSTVYLAKDIHSGKEYAIKVCDKRHIIKEKKTEYVKREKEVLNMLAGAKHSFVRLFCTFQDVERLYFVLSYAKNGELLPYINKVGSFDIECTKFYSAEILRGLEYLHGLGIIHRDLKPENILLDEKMHVLITDFGSAKILKDPETVLTHTTATDDPQQQQQQQQQQQQQPYRRERRGSFVGTAQYVSPELLTDKTSRASDLWALGCIVYQMVAGLPPFRSRSEYMIFQKILKLEYEIPDGFCELARSLVSQLLVLEPSERLGAQDEHGAGYPSIRAHPFFEGVDFETLHEQTPPPIYPYLPGTSEHEELRSQYRVPDHLEPGLDDKQLTRLLGLGIGEDDDDDDDDATIEREKPAQTSVVVEKPRRRTHATPTDGSIAVLTTDEIKNRLEKQRASNQWDIFVEGNLILKQGFVNKRKGLFARRRMLLLTTGPHLYYVDPVNMVLKGEIPWSPELRVEPKSFKIFFVHTPNRTYYLEDPEGFALEWCRAIENTRVHYYGLQESTTTA is encoded by the exons ATGGGGTTCGAAGATCGACCGACTGCCCAGCCACGAATGATTCACGCAGCCTACGCGATTTACTATATTGTT CGTGTGGCGAACCAGGCGCTTACCGTTTCGCCACAGCCGGCAGTTACGGTGGAGGGGCCGGTGTCCAAAATGTCTCCACCAACGAACGACGTGACCAACGGCGTGGTTGCGCCAGCCAACACCTTGGCGCCTCGGGTTTCGCCCACCGCGAACCCGGCTCTCGCTACCATCAACCCGCCGACGCACAAGCGTACACCTAAGGATTTCATCTTTGGCAAGGTGATCGGCGAGGGAAGCTTCTCCACC GTTTACCTCGCCAAAGATATTCACTCGGGGAAGGAATACGCCATCAAAGTGTGCGACAAGCGTCACATCATCAAGGAGAAGAAGACCGAGTACGTGAAACGCGAGAAGGAAGTGTTGAACATGCTCGCGGGCGCGAAACATTCGTTCGTGCGCCTGTTTTGCACTTTCCAAGACGTGGAAAGACTCTATTTCGTCCTATCGTACGCGAAGAACGGTGAGCTTCTGCCCTACATCAATAAAGTTGGCTCGTTCGACATCGAGTGTACCAAGTTCTATTCGGCGGAGATCCTTCGCGGTCTCGAGTACCTGCATGGTCTCGGCATCATTCATCGCGATCTCAAACCGGAGAACATTTTGCTGGACGAGAAGATGCACGTGCTTATCACCGACTTCGGTAGCGCCAAGATACTGAAGGACCCGGAGACGGTGTTGACGCATACCACCGCCACGGACGACccgcaacaacagcaacaacaacaacagcagcagcaacagcaaccgTACCGACGAGAACGCAGAGGCTCGTTTGTCGGTACCGCCCAATACGTGTCGCCGGAGCTCCTAACAGACAAGACTAGCAGAGCCTCCGATCTCTGGGCCCTCGGCTGTATAGTCTACCAGATGGTCGCTGGTCTGCCTCCGTTCCGCTCTAGAAGCGAGTACATGATATTCCAAAAGATCCTGAAGCTCGAGTACGAGATACCCGACGGGTTTTGCGAGCTGGCGAGATCTCTCGTCAGTCAGCTGTTGGTGCTCGAGCCGTCCGAGAGATTGGGTGCCCAGGACGAACACGGTGCCGGATATCCCAGCATCAGGGCGCATCCCTTTTTCGAGGGCGTTGATTTCGAGACACTCCATGAACAGACACCACCACCGATTTACCCGTATCTGCCAGGAACGTCGGAACACGAGGAGCTCAGGTCGCAGTACAGGGTTCCCGATCACCTGGAACCTGGCCTAGATGACAAACAGCTCACCAGGCTTCTTGGCCTGGGTATCGGAGAggatgacgacgacgacgacgacgacgcgaCCATCGAGCGCGAGAAACCCGCGCAGACCAGCGTGGTCGTCGAGAAACCGAGGAGAAGAACACACGCGACACCCACGGACGGTAGCATCGCCGTTTTAACCACCGACGAGATTAAGAACCGGCTGGAAAAGCAACGCGCGTCCAATCAGTGGGACATCTTCGTCGAGGGTAACCTGATACTGAAACAGGGCTTCGTGAACAAGAGGAAAGGCCTGTTCGCCAGGCGGAGAATGCTTTTGCTAACCACCGGACCACACTTGTACTACGTCGATCCTGTGAACATGGTGCTCAAGGGCGAGATACCCTGGAGCCCGGAACTAAGGGTCGAGCCGAAGAGCTTTAAAATCTTCTTCGTTCACACG CCAAACAGAACATATTATCTCGAAGATCCCGAAGGATTCGCATTGGAGTGGTGTAGAGCGATCGAGAACACGCGAGTCCACTACTACGGCCTGCAAGAATCTACCACCACCGCTTAA
- the Pdk1 gene encoding phosphoinositide-dependent kinase 1 isoform X4: MRGRVANQALTVSPQPAVTVEGPVSKMSPPTNDVTNGVVAPANTLAPRVSPTANPALATINPPTHKRTPKDFIFGKVIGEGSFSTVYLAKDIHSGKEYAIKVCDKRHIIKEKKTEYVKREKEVLNMLAGAKHSFVRLFCTFQDVERLYFVLSYAKNGELLPYINKVGSFDIECTKFYSAEILRGLEYLHGLGIIHRDLKPENILLDEKMHVLITDFGSAKILKDPETVLTHTTATDDPQQQQQQQQQQQQQPYRRERRGSFVGTAQYVSPELLTDKTSRASDLWALGCIVYQMVAGLPPFRSRSEYMIFQKILKLEYEIPDGFCELARSLVSQLLVLEPSERLGAQDEHGAGYPSIRAHPFFEGVDFETLHEQTPPPIYPYLPGTSEHEELRSQYRVPDHLEPGLDDKQLTRLLGLGIGEDDDDDDDDATIEREKPAQTSVVVEKPRRRTHATPTDGSIAVLTTDEIKNRLEKQRASNQWDIFVEGNLILKQGFVNKRKGLFARRRMLLLTTGPHLYYVDPVNMVLKGEIPWSPELRVEPKSFKIFFVHTPNRTYYLEDPEGFALEWCRAIENTRVHYYGLQESTTTA, translated from the exons ATGAGAGGA CGTGTGGCGAACCAGGCGCTTACCGTTTCGCCACAGCCGGCAGTTACGGTGGAGGGGCCGGTGTCCAAAATGTCTCCACCAACGAACGACGTGACCAACGGCGTGGTTGCGCCAGCCAACACCTTGGCGCCTCGGGTTTCGCCCACCGCGAACCCGGCTCTCGCTACCATCAACCCGCCGACGCACAAGCGTACACCTAAGGATTTCATCTTTGGCAAGGTGATCGGCGAGGGAAGCTTCTCCACC GTTTACCTCGCCAAAGATATTCACTCGGGGAAGGAATACGCCATCAAAGTGTGCGACAAGCGTCACATCATCAAGGAGAAGAAGACCGAGTACGTGAAACGCGAGAAGGAAGTGTTGAACATGCTCGCGGGCGCGAAACATTCGTTCGTGCGCCTGTTTTGCACTTTCCAAGACGTGGAAAGACTCTATTTCGTCCTATCGTACGCGAAGAACGGTGAGCTTCTGCCCTACATCAATAAAGTTGGCTCGTTCGACATCGAGTGTACCAAGTTCTATTCGGCGGAGATCCTTCGCGGTCTCGAGTACCTGCATGGTCTCGGCATCATTCATCGCGATCTCAAACCGGAGAACATTTTGCTGGACGAGAAGATGCACGTGCTTATCACCGACTTCGGTAGCGCCAAGATACTGAAGGACCCGGAGACGGTGTTGACGCATACCACCGCCACGGACGACccgcaacaacagcaacaacaacaacagcagcagcaacagcaaccgTACCGACGAGAACGCAGAGGCTCGTTTGTCGGTACCGCCCAATACGTGTCGCCGGAGCTCCTAACAGACAAGACTAGCAGAGCCTCCGATCTCTGGGCCCTCGGCTGTATAGTCTACCAGATGGTCGCTGGTCTGCCTCCGTTCCGCTCTAGAAGCGAGTACATGATATTCCAAAAGATCCTGAAGCTCGAGTACGAGATACCCGACGGGTTTTGCGAGCTGGCGAGATCTCTCGTCAGTCAGCTGTTGGTGCTCGAGCCGTCCGAGAGATTGGGTGCCCAGGACGAACACGGTGCCGGATATCCCAGCATCAGGGCGCATCCCTTTTTCGAGGGCGTTGATTTCGAGACACTCCATGAACAGACACCACCACCGATTTACCCGTATCTGCCAGGAACGTCGGAACACGAGGAGCTCAGGTCGCAGTACAGGGTTCCCGATCACCTGGAACCTGGCCTAGATGACAAACAGCTCACCAGGCTTCTTGGCCTGGGTATCGGAGAggatgacgacgacgacgacgacgacgcgaCCATCGAGCGCGAGAAACCCGCGCAGACCAGCGTGGTCGTCGAGAAACCGAGGAGAAGAACACACGCGACACCCACGGACGGTAGCATCGCCGTTTTAACCACCGACGAGATTAAGAACCGGCTGGAAAAGCAACGCGCGTCCAATCAGTGGGACATCTTCGTCGAGGGTAACCTGATACTGAAACAGGGCTTCGTGAACAAGAGGAAAGGCCTGTTCGCCAGGCGGAGAATGCTTTTGCTAACCACCGGACCACACTTGTACTACGTCGATCCTGTGAACATGGTGCTCAAGGGCGAGATACCCTGGAGCCCGGAACTAAGGGTCGAGCCGAAGAGCTTTAAAATCTTCTTCGTTCACACG CCAAACAGAACATATTATCTCGAAGATCCCGAAGGATTCGCATTGGAGTGGTGTAGAGCGATCGAGAACACGCGAGTCCACTACTACGGCCTGCAAGAATCTACCACCACCGCTTAA
- the Pdk1 gene encoding phosphoinositide-dependent kinase 1 isoform X1 — MTDSPAALIEDDPSQNEKSRDCETSEDSPVKDTEVVSGSNVACNPVIRVANQALTVSPQPAVTVEGPVSKMSPPTNDVTNGVVAPANTLAPRVSPTANPALATINPPTHKRTPKDFIFGKVIGEGSFSTVYLAKDIHSGKEYAIKVCDKRHIIKEKKTEYVKREKEVLNMLAGAKHSFVRLFCTFQDVERLYFVLSYAKNGELLPYINKVGSFDIECTKFYSAEILRGLEYLHGLGIIHRDLKPENILLDEKMHVLITDFGSAKILKDPETVLTHTTATDDPQQQQQQQQQQQQQPYRRERRGSFVGTAQYVSPELLTDKTSRASDLWALGCIVYQMVAGLPPFRSRSEYMIFQKILKLEYEIPDGFCELARSLVSQLLVLEPSERLGAQDEHGAGYPSIRAHPFFEGVDFETLHEQTPPPIYPYLPGTSEHEELRSQYRVPDHLEPGLDDKQLTRLLGLGIGEDDDDDDDDATIEREKPAQTSVVVEKPRRRTHATPTDGSIAVLTTDEIKNRLEKQRASNQWDIFVEGNLILKQGFVNKRKGLFARRRMLLLTTGPHLYYVDPVNMVLKGEIPWSPELRVEPKSFKIFFVHTPNRTYYLEDPEGFALEWCRAIENTRVHYYGLQESTTTA, encoded by the exons CGTGTGGCGAACCAGGCGCTTACCGTTTCGCCACAGCCGGCAGTTACGGTGGAGGGGCCGGTGTCCAAAATGTCTCCACCAACGAACGACGTGACCAACGGCGTGGTTGCGCCAGCCAACACCTTGGCGCCTCGGGTTTCGCCCACCGCGAACCCGGCTCTCGCTACCATCAACCCGCCGACGCACAAGCGTACACCTAAGGATTTCATCTTTGGCAAGGTGATCGGCGAGGGAAGCTTCTCCACC GTTTACCTCGCCAAAGATATTCACTCGGGGAAGGAATACGCCATCAAAGTGTGCGACAAGCGTCACATCATCAAGGAGAAGAAGACCGAGTACGTGAAACGCGAGAAGGAAGTGTTGAACATGCTCGCGGGCGCGAAACATTCGTTCGTGCGCCTGTTTTGCACTTTCCAAGACGTGGAAAGACTCTATTTCGTCCTATCGTACGCGAAGAACGGTGAGCTTCTGCCCTACATCAATAAAGTTGGCTCGTTCGACATCGAGTGTACCAAGTTCTATTCGGCGGAGATCCTTCGCGGTCTCGAGTACCTGCATGGTCTCGGCATCATTCATCGCGATCTCAAACCGGAGAACATTTTGCTGGACGAGAAGATGCACGTGCTTATCACCGACTTCGGTAGCGCCAAGATACTGAAGGACCCGGAGACGGTGTTGACGCATACCACCGCCACGGACGACccgcaacaacagcaacaacaacaacagcagcagcaacagcaaccgTACCGACGAGAACGCAGAGGCTCGTTTGTCGGTACCGCCCAATACGTGTCGCCGGAGCTCCTAACAGACAAGACTAGCAGAGCCTCCGATCTCTGGGCCCTCGGCTGTATAGTCTACCAGATGGTCGCTGGTCTGCCTCCGTTCCGCTCTAGAAGCGAGTACATGATATTCCAAAAGATCCTGAAGCTCGAGTACGAGATACCCGACGGGTTTTGCGAGCTGGCGAGATCTCTCGTCAGTCAGCTGTTGGTGCTCGAGCCGTCCGAGAGATTGGGTGCCCAGGACGAACACGGTGCCGGATATCCCAGCATCAGGGCGCATCCCTTTTTCGAGGGCGTTGATTTCGAGACACTCCATGAACAGACACCACCACCGATTTACCCGTATCTGCCAGGAACGTCGGAACACGAGGAGCTCAGGTCGCAGTACAGGGTTCCCGATCACCTGGAACCTGGCCTAGATGACAAACAGCTCACCAGGCTTCTTGGCCTGGGTATCGGAGAggatgacgacgacgacgacgacgacgcgaCCATCGAGCGCGAGAAACCCGCGCAGACCAGCGTGGTCGTCGAGAAACCGAGGAGAAGAACACACGCGACACCCACGGACGGTAGCATCGCCGTTTTAACCACCGACGAGATTAAGAACCGGCTGGAAAAGCAACGCGCGTCCAATCAGTGGGACATCTTCGTCGAGGGTAACCTGATACTGAAACAGGGCTTCGTGAACAAGAGGAAAGGCCTGTTCGCCAGGCGGAGAATGCTTTTGCTAACCACCGGACCACACTTGTACTACGTCGATCCTGTGAACATGGTGCTCAAGGGCGAGATACCCTGGAGCCCGGAACTAAGGGTCGAGCCGAAGAGCTTTAAAATCTTCTTCGTTCACACG CCAAACAGAACATATTATCTCGAAGATCCCGAAGGATTCGCATTGGAGTGGTGTAGAGCGATCGAGAACACGCGAGTCCACTACTACGGCCTGCAAGAATCTACCACCACCGCTTAA
- the Pdk1 gene encoding phosphoinositide-dependent kinase 1 isoform X2, with amino-acid sequence MTDSPAALSRDCETSEDSPVKDTEVVSGSNVACNPVIRVANQALTVSPQPAVTVEGPVSKMSPPTNDVTNGVVAPANTLAPRVSPTANPALATINPPTHKRTPKDFIFGKVIGEGSFSTVYLAKDIHSGKEYAIKVCDKRHIIKEKKTEYVKREKEVLNMLAGAKHSFVRLFCTFQDVERLYFVLSYAKNGELLPYINKVGSFDIECTKFYSAEILRGLEYLHGLGIIHRDLKPENILLDEKMHVLITDFGSAKILKDPETVLTHTTATDDPQQQQQQQQQQQQQPYRRERRGSFVGTAQYVSPELLTDKTSRASDLWALGCIVYQMVAGLPPFRSRSEYMIFQKILKLEYEIPDGFCELARSLVSQLLVLEPSERLGAQDEHGAGYPSIRAHPFFEGVDFETLHEQTPPPIYPYLPGTSEHEELRSQYRVPDHLEPGLDDKQLTRLLGLGIGEDDDDDDDDATIEREKPAQTSVVVEKPRRRTHATPTDGSIAVLTTDEIKNRLEKQRASNQWDIFVEGNLILKQGFVNKRKGLFARRRMLLLTTGPHLYYVDPVNMVLKGEIPWSPELRVEPKSFKIFFVHTPNRTYYLEDPEGFALEWCRAIENTRVHYYGLQESTTTA; translated from the exons CGTGTGGCGAACCAGGCGCTTACCGTTTCGCCACAGCCGGCAGTTACGGTGGAGGGGCCGGTGTCCAAAATGTCTCCACCAACGAACGACGTGACCAACGGCGTGGTTGCGCCAGCCAACACCTTGGCGCCTCGGGTTTCGCCCACCGCGAACCCGGCTCTCGCTACCATCAACCCGCCGACGCACAAGCGTACACCTAAGGATTTCATCTTTGGCAAGGTGATCGGCGAGGGAAGCTTCTCCACC GTTTACCTCGCCAAAGATATTCACTCGGGGAAGGAATACGCCATCAAAGTGTGCGACAAGCGTCACATCATCAAGGAGAAGAAGACCGAGTACGTGAAACGCGAGAAGGAAGTGTTGAACATGCTCGCGGGCGCGAAACATTCGTTCGTGCGCCTGTTTTGCACTTTCCAAGACGTGGAAAGACTCTATTTCGTCCTATCGTACGCGAAGAACGGTGAGCTTCTGCCCTACATCAATAAAGTTGGCTCGTTCGACATCGAGTGTACCAAGTTCTATTCGGCGGAGATCCTTCGCGGTCTCGAGTACCTGCATGGTCTCGGCATCATTCATCGCGATCTCAAACCGGAGAACATTTTGCTGGACGAGAAGATGCACGTGCTTATCACCGACTTCGGTAGCGCCAAGATACTGAAGGACCCGGAGACGGTGTTGACGCATACCACCGCCACGGACGACccgcaacaacagcaacaacaacaacagcagcagcaacagcaaccgTACCGACGAGAACGCAGAGGCTCGTTTGTCGGTACCGCCCAATACGTGTCGCCGGAGCTCCTAACAGACAAGACTAGCAGAGCCTCCGATCTCTGGGCCCTCGGCTGTATAGTCTACCAGATGGTCGCTGGTCTGCCTCCGTTCCGCTCTAGAAGCGAGTACATGATATTCCAAAAGATCCTGAAGCTCGAGTACGAGATACCCGACGGGTTTTGCGAGCTGGCGAGATCTCTCGTCAGTCAGCTGTTGGTGCTCGAGCCGTCCGAGAGATTGGGTGCCCAGGACGAACACGGTGCCGGATATCCCAGCATCAGGGCGCATCCCTTTTTCGAGGGCGTTGATTTCGAGACACTCCATGAACAGACACCACCACCGATTTACCCGTATCTGCCAGGAACGTCGGAACACGAGGAGCTCAGGTCGCAGTACAGGGTTCCCGATCACCTGGAACCTGGCCTAGATGACAAACAGCTCACCAGGCTTCTTGGCCTGGGTATCGGAGAggatgacgacgacgacgacgacgacgcgaCCATCGAGCGCGAGAAACCCGCGCAGACCAGCGTGGTCGTCGAGAAACCGAGGAGAAGAACACACGCGACACCCACGGACGGTAGCATCGCCGTTTTAACCACCGACGAGATTAAGAACCGGCTGGAAAAGCAACGCGCGTCCAATCAGTGGGACATCTTCGTCGAGGGTAACCTGATACTGAAACAGGGCTTCGTGAACAAGAGGAAAGGCCTGTTCGCCAGGCGGAGAATGCTTTTGCTAACCACCGGACCACACTTGTACTACGTCGATCCTGTGAACATGGTGCTCAAGGGCGAGATACCCTGGAGCCCGGAACTAAGGGTCGAGCCGAAGAGCTTTAAAATCTTCTTCGTTCACACG CCAAACAGAACATATTATCTCGAAGATCCCGAAGGATTCGCATTGGAGTGGTGTAGAGCGATCGAGAACACGCGAGTCCACTACTACGGCCTGCAAGAATCTACCACCACCGCTTAA
- the Pdk1 gene encoding phosphoinositide-dependent kinase 1 isoform X5 — protein sequence MSPPTNDVTNGVVAPANTLAPRVSPTANPALATINPPTHKRTPKDFIFGKVIGEGSFSTVYLAKDIHSGKEYAIKVCDKRHIIKEKKTEYVKREKEVLNMLAGAKHSFVRLFCTFQDVERLYFVLSYAKNGELLPYINKVGSFDIECTKFYSAEILRGLEYLHGLGIIHRDLKPENILLDEKMHVLITDFGSAKILKDPETVLTHTTATDDPQQQQQQQQQQQQQPYRRERRGSFVGTAQYVSPELLTDKTSRASDLWALGCIVYQMVAGLPPFRSRSEYMIFQKILKLEYEIPDGFCELARSLVSQLLVLEPSERLGAQDEHGAGYPSIRAHPFFEGVDFETLHEQTPPPIYPYLPGTSEHEELRSQYRVPDHLEPGLDDKQLTRLLGLGIGEDDDDDDDDATIEREKPAQTSVVVEKPRRRTHATPTDGSIAVLTTDEIKNRLEKQRASNQWDIFVEGNLILKQGFVNKRKGLFARRRMLLLTTGPHLYYVDPVNMVLKGEIPWSPELRVEPKSFKIFFVHTPNRTYYLEDPEGFALEWCRAIENTRVHYYGLQESTTTA from the exons ATGTCTCCACCAACGAACGACGTGACCAACGGCGTGGTTGCGCCAGCCAACACCTTGGCGCCTCGGGTTTCGCCCACCGCGAACCCGGCTCTCGCTACCATCAACCCGCCGACGCACAAGCGTACACCTAAGGATTTCATCTTTGGCAAGGTGATCGGCGAGGGAAGCTTCTCCACC GTTTACCTCGCCAAAGATATTCACTCGGGGAAGGAATACGCCATCAAAGTGTGCGACAAGCGTCACATCATCAAGGAGAAGAAGACCGAGTACGTGAAACGCGAGAAGGAAGTGTTGAACATGCTCGCGGGCGCGAAACATTCGTTCGTGCGCCTGTTTTGCACTTTCCAAGACGTGGAAAGACTCTATTTCGTCCTATCGTACGCGAAGAACGGTGAGCTTCTGCCCTACATCAATAAAGTTGGCTCGTTCGACATCGAGTGTACCAAGTTCTATTCGGCGGAGATCCTTCGCGGTCTCGAGTACCTGCATGGTCTCGGCATCATTCATCGCGATCTCAAACCGGAGAACATTTTGCTGGACGAGAAGATGCACGTGCTTATCACCGACTTCGGTAGCGCCAAGATACTGAAGGACCCGGAGACGGTGTTGACGCATACCACCGCCACGGACGACccgcaacaacagcaacaacaacaacagcagcagcaacagcaaccgTACCGACGAGAACGCAGAGGCTCGTTTGTCGGTACCGCCCAATACGTGTCGCCGGAGCTCCTAACAGACAAGACTAGCAGAGCCTCCGATCTCTGGGCCCTCGGCTGTATAGTCTACCAGATGGTCGCTGGTCTGCCTCCGTTCCGCTCTAGAAGCGAGTACATGATATTCCAAAAGATCCTGAAGCTCGAGTACGAGATACCCGACGGGTTTTGCGAGCTGGCGAGATCTCTCGTCAGTCAGCTGTTGGTGCTCGAGCCGTCCGAGAGATTGGGTGCCCAGGACGAACACGGTGCCGGATATCCCAGCATCAGGGCGCATCCCTTTTTCGAGGGCGTTGATTTCGAGACACTCCATGAACAGACACCACCACCGATTTACCCGTATCTGCCAGGAACGTCGGAACACGAGGAGCTCAGGTCGCAGTACAGGGTTCCCGATCACCTGGAACCTGGCCTAGATGACAAACAGCTCACCAGGCTTCTTGGCCTGGGTATCGGAGAggatgacgacgacgacgacgacgacgcgaCCATCGAGCGCGAGAAACCCGCGCAGACCAGCGTGGTCGTCGAGAAACCGAGGAGAAGAACACACGCGACACCCACGGACGGTAGCATCGCCGTTTTAACCACCGACGAGATTAAGAACCGGCTGGAAAAGCAACGCGCGTCCAATCAGTGGGACATCTTCGTCGAGGGTAACCTGATACTGAAACAGGGCTTCGTGAACAAGAGGAAAGGCCTGTTCGCCAGGCGGAGAATGCTTTTGCTAACCACCGGACCACACTTGTACTACGTCGATCCTGTGAACATGGTGCTCAAGGGCGAGATACCCTGGAGCCCGGAACTAAGGGTCGAGCCGAAGAGCTTTAAAATCTTCTTCGTTCACACG CCAAACAGAACATATTATCTCGAAGATCCCGAAGGATTCGCATTGGAGTGGTGTAGAGCGATCGAGAACACGCGAGTCCACTACTACGGCCTGCAAGAATCTACCACCACCGCTTAA
- the Aptx gene encoding aprataxin produces MKRKPRFSSTDATAPKKHHWATGLLVSMEDPQLKVKEDDKIVVIKDKYPKAQFHYLILPKADIPSLWHVKMENEDLLFHMDRIANELIKEHKDSEFFIGYHAVPSMHRLHLHVISTDFNSPCLKTKYHWNSFTTPFFLHSKDICNQLREKGELKRLKSEDSAEHLNTPLKCHRCSATPKNMPDLKRHLLVHLSDRKNINMD; encoded by the exons ATGAAACGCAAGCCAAGATTTTCGTCGACCGATGCAACAGCCCCAAAGAAACATCATTGGGCAACTGGTTTGCTTGTTTCTATGGAGGATCCTCAACTGAAAGTAAAGGAAGATGATAAAATCGTTGTCATTAAGGACAAATATCCAAAAGCCCAATTTCATTACCTGATCTTACCAAAAGCTGATATCCCGTCATTATGGCACGTTAAAATGGAAAATGAAGATTTATTGTTTCATATGGATAGGATCGCcaatgaattaattaaagagCACAAGGATTCTGAATTCTT CATTGGATATCATGCTGTACCCAGCATGCATCGGCTACACTTACATGTAATAAGTACCGACTTTAATAGTCCGTGTCTAAAAACGAAATATCACTGGAATTCGTTTACAACTCCTTTCTTTTTACACTCGAAAG ATATTTGTAACCAATTGCGCGAGAAAGGTGAACTTAAAAGATTGAAGTCCGAGGACAGTGCCGAACATTTGAATACTCCGCTGAAATGTCACAGATGTTCAGCTACTCCAAAGAATATGCCTGATTTGAAACGACACCTGTTGGTTCATTTATCGGATCGAAAGAACATTAATATGGATTAG